A single genomic interval of Balaenoptera musculus isolate JJ_BM4_2016_0621 chromosome 14, mBalMus1.pri.v3, whole genome shotgun sequence harbors:
- the SIRT4 gene encoding NAD-dependent protein lipoamidase sirtuin-4, mitochondrial isoform X2, whose protein sequence is MRMSFGLTFRTAKGRWVANLSQQCSRGSTGLFVPPSPPLDSEKVKELQRFITLSKRLLVMTGAGISTESGIPDYRVLCLGCGEQTPRGALQERFEVLNPTWSAEAHGLAPDGDVFLTEEQVQSFRVPPCSRCGGPLKPDVVFFGDTVNPDKVDFVHRRVKEADSLLVVGSSLQVYSGYRFILTAQEKKLPIAILNIGPTRSDDLACLKLDSRCGELLPLIDPR, encoded by the exons ATGAGGATGAGCTTTGGGTTAACTTTCAGGACAGCAAAAGGCCGCTGGGTGGCGAACCTCAGCCAGCAGTGCTCACGCGGATCCACTGGGTTATTTGTGCCACCAAGTCCTCCTCTGGACTCTGAGAAGGTCAAAGAGTTACAGCGCTTTATCACCCTTTCCAAGAGACTCTTAGTGATGACCGGGGCAGGAATCTCCACTGAGTCGGGGATCCCAGACTACAG GGTCCTCTGCTTGGGCTGCGGCGAGCAGACTCCCCGAGGGGCGCTGCAAGAGCGGTTTGAAGTCCTGAACCCCACCTGGAGCGCTGAGGCCCATGGCCTGGCTCCGGACGGTGACGTCTTTCTCACCGAGGAGCAGGTACAGAGCTTCCGGGTCCCGCCCTGCTCTCGATGTGGGGGCCCCCTGAAACCAGACGTCGTCTTCTTCGGGGACACGGTGAACCCTGACAAGGTTGATTTTGTGCACAGGCGGGTAAAAGAAGCCGACTCCCTCCTGGTGGTGGGATCGTCCTTGCAG GTATACTCGGGCTACAGGTTCATCCTCACTGCCCAGGAGAAGAAGCTGCCAATCGCAATACTGAACATCGGGCCCACGCGGTCGGACGACTTGGCATGTCTGAAACTGGATTCTCGTTGCGGAGAGCTGCTGCCTTTAATAGACCCACGCTGA
- the SIRT4 gene encoding NAD-dependent protein lipoamidase sirtuin-4, mitochondrial isoform X1 encodes MRMSFGLTFRTAKGRWVANLSQQCSRGSTGLFVPPSPPLDSEKVKELQRFITLSKRLLVMTGAGISTESGIPDYRSEKVGLYARTDRRPIQHGDFVRIARIRQRYWARNFVGWPQFSSHQPNPAHWALSNWERLGKLYWLVTQNVDALHTKAGSQRLTELHGCMHRVLCLGCGEQTPRGALQERFEVLNPTWSAEAHGLAPDGDVFLTEEQVQSFRVPPCSRCGGPLKPDVVFFGDTVNPDKVDFVHRRVKEADSLLVVGSSLQVYSGYRFILTAQEKKLPIAILNIGPTRSDDLACLKLDSRCGELLPLIDPR; translated from the exons ATGAGGATGAGCTTTGGGTTAACTTTCAGGACAGCAAAAGGCCGCTGGGTGGCGAACCTCAGCCAGCAGTGCTCACGCGGATCCACTGGGTTATTTGTGCCACCAAGTCCTCCTCTGGACTCTGAGAAGGTCAAAGAGTTACAGCGCTTTATCACCCTTTCCAAGAGACTCTTAGTGATGACCGGGGCAGGAATCTCCACTGAGTCGGGGATCCCAGACTACAGGTCAGAAAAGGTGGGACTTTATGCCCGCACGGACCGGAGGCCCATCCAGCATGGGGATTTTGTACGGATCGCTCGAATCCGCCAGCGGTACTGGGCGAGAAACTTTGTGGGCTGGCCTCAGTTCTCCTCCCACCAGCCTAACCCTGCACACTGGGCTTTGAGCAACTGGGAGAGACTCGGAAAGCTGTACTGGTTGGTGACCCAAAATGTGGATGCCTTGCACACCAAGGCGGGGAGTCAGCGCCTGACAGAACTCCATGGATGCATGCACAG GGTCCTCTGCTTGGGCTGCGGCGAGCAGACTCCCCGAGGGGCGCTGCAAGAGCGGTTTGAAGTCCTGAACCCCACCTGGAGCGCTGAGGCCCATGGCCTGGCTCCGGACGGTGACGTCTTTCTCACCGAGGAGCAGGTACAGAGCTTCCGGGTCCCGCCCTGCTCTCGATGTGGGGGCCCCCTGAAACCAGACGTCGTCTTCTTCGGGGACACGGTGAACCCTGACAAGGTTGATTTTGTGCACAGGCGGGTAAAAGAAGCCGACTCCCTCCTGGTGGTGGGATCGTCCTTGCAG GTATACTCGGGCTACAGGTTCATCCTCACTGCCCAGGAGAAGAAGCTGCCAATCGCAATACTGAACATCGGGCCCACGCGGTCGGACGACTTGGCATGTCTGAAACTGGATTCTCGTTGCGGAGAGCTGCTGCCTTTAATAGACCCACGCTGA